From the Eschrichtius robustus isolate mEscRob2 chromosome 19, mEscRob2.pri, whole genome shotgun sequence genome, the window ATTTTGCTTACCTTCACTTCACTTGTAGTACAGAGTTGTCAGACCCTGGCAACATATGTCTAAGAACTTGAGGTTATGGAAAACATAACTGGGCAAAGTGGAAAATAAAGGTTCTCAACTGATATGAAGCAAAGACCAGACAAGAATGATGTTCACTGTATAGGCTGGGGGCTAGAAGtagcaaatgtttttattttcctgtataCCATTAAGAAAGACCAAGAACTTTAGGTGGTAAGACCATAATATCTTAGTAACAGTCTTGATTTAATTATGGTTGTTATAAGAGATTTTAATGCTAGAGAATCTCATTTTTATGTAAGACATTTGTAAAACTAAATGTTTTCTCTTAGCCTTTTGAGGctgtattcaacaaatatttcttgagcaccacCGCTAGATGCTGGGCATATGGTGATAAAGACAGAGTCCTGTCTCTAGCTTAGTCTACAGGGAGGCACACTATCGAGCTGGCATTGACCAAGAAACTGGGGGAACAAATTGGACAGAagcacaaagaaaagagaacgtGCAGACCATTTAGGGGGCGGATAGTGGTTCAGTATTGAGGTGTGATGTGAAAGGGagcaggggctggagagagggtTAACACCTTGGATTGATCTGTATGCTGGAGCCACAGACGACTTTTCAGTGAGCCGGCGTGACACACTCAGGTTTGAGTGTTAGATTGCTTTGGAGACAGTGGTTGGAGGGAACACTGCTAAAGCAGAGGAGGCTGTGCCCCTGAGAGATGATGTCAGCCTGAGGTAACTCTGTGGCATTGGGATGGAGACAGATACTAGAGGTGCGGTGTTttagggggggtgggggtgggtagaaTTGTCAGATACCAGTGATTTGAACAGATTTGGAATAAGGGACAAACATCGGAATATTTTGGAGTGTAGACCTTCGTTGAGGAAATTGGagttaaaaatttatttgggggggcaggggaggaataTCTGGTTGTACACACGTGAAGAAAATGACAAGAGGGTTAGGAAAATCCTTGAGAGGTTTATTTTCCCAAGTGAAACTTGAgaaaattttgattttgttttactcATTCTAACGTTTTGAGTTGTCACTGTATCACTGATTTGAATGAACATTACTTGAATTAAggaacttgatttaaaaaatgttacccACTCAGTCCATCTTTCTTAAGGTCCATGGTTGATTTGTaacagtggctctcaaacttcagtgtcatcagaatcacttggagggcCTGTTAAAACAAGATCGCCCAGCCCTGTTCCTACAGCTCCTGATTCCCAGGTCTGGGGCAGCCCGAGAATTTGCGTTTCTAGCAAGCTGCTGCCGgttcagggaccacactttgagaaccacagctTTTCAGGTTTTCTCCTGCTTCCTGCTTGAATGATTCACAGCAAGGAAACAAGGTGCCACTCTGCTTCCTGGAGACTGAACTTTGGAATAGTATTTGTCCACATAGGAGCCAGACTTTCACTTAGGGTTGAATATCCAGATTTgaaataaacttattttctttttgtgcattgtaggtgctcagtaaacgttTGTGGAAGAAACAAAAGCACAGATAACTGTGTAAACTGTAAAATATGTAACTTGTAGAGGCAGCTGTTTTGCTCagtgtaaaaaacaaaattgataatatgTTTGGAGTTGAGTCTTAGACCACTTAGCTCTTTCCTTAGTGGATAGCTCTTCACTTTAAGAGCTACTTTCTTGGCTTGTCTTCGGTTGgagaacttaaaaaacaaaaaaaaattggagttCTTTTTATTATCTCCAAGTTGCCTTTTCTTACATTTTTACCAGTTTGATGATTACTCTTTGTTTTACAAGCCAAAGGACTCATTTTCAAAACCTTACCTACTGTGTTCAGCCTAGTACCTTGAGTCAGACTGAGGTGAAAGAGCCCTTCCCTGTTCTGGTATCTTTGAGAACAAAAATGGGCATGAACATCACTAAGTTTGGAGGCTGTAATAAGAGTTTTTGGTGACTGAAGTTCGTGGTATATTGTCAAAGTCAGAAGGCATTTTACCACTTTACGTTCCTcgtttgcagatggggaaatcgAGGCTCACAGAGGGAAGGGGTATGTCCAGAGTGAAATGGGGGAAGTCAGAGCCAAGACAAGAACTGACTTCGTTCCTGGTTTGTACTTCTTTGGATCATTGTTATCTCTGAGTTTATTAGAGAGTAGCTTTAAGGACTAAAAacctaattgacatataaaaaataaaaaagataaataagatgaACATAATCATGATTGTTGAGACGGTCCCAGGAGACGTGTTAAATCAAACAAGTTCATAAAAATTGAGTAAACACTTTTCACTTCATACCAAATAGATAAGCAATGGTATAGATGGCCTTTAACACTATTAGTGGTAAGTGTAGCCCAAATTATACTGAACTGCCACTTtttaactggaagaaaaaataggcaaCATGATAAATTATCAAGGGAAACGTGAAATATCCATTACTGAAGATAGACTTGGAGTAGATATCCATCATGGTTTGGAAGGCAGCTTTTGGTGTTTCCTTAGCACTGCTGTGAGGACAGATGACCGGCTAGCTCAGGGCTGCCTGTGTGGCTTGAAAAACAATGGAAAGTAATGATATATGgcctttttaaaagcaaagatttttaaaaagcagaccaGTAAATGGTGTTTATACAGAAatgcctggctaaaggtttgggTGAAGCTGCTGGTGTTTACTAACTGAGCTTTTCTTAAGAACTGTAAGGTGTACTCATTTGAGGCAGTTCATAATTCTGGCTGCAGGTTTTTTCCCACTGATGCAGTTTTAGCAGTTTTGTGAAAAGAGAACGGGATAGTTTTATGGTTCCTAACACTGCTTTCTCAGTTTCCAAGAGTGCTGTGACTTCTTGGTGGGCACGGTTCACTCAGCTTTAGTCAGTTTGTCTTGAAGTGGCCTCCTGATGATAGGATAGGTCTGCTTTTGACACATCTTGAGGTAGTTGTAGCGAACTGGTTGAATTCATAGTAATGCAAATATGACTAGTTCTGAAACTGTGACTTCATTTCTACGGGCAGCACTGCCGTAATATTTCAGAATTGGCGTTTCCTCTGCGCTCCTTGAGCAGTGTCAAGTGGGTGCAGGCGCTGCAGCTGCTCTGGCCCTTGGTCCAGCCTGAGTCCCAGTGCTTGCACCTCCTTGGATGCATCATcagggcttttgtttctttccttgtgGTTTTAGGCTGACTGTGTTTAGATGTGTTTACTAATTATGTcgagaattaaaaaaatactgttagaAGCATGATGGGATGGGGAAGCAAATTGGGTATCTCAGAGCTCCTCAATCTGTGATCCAAGAAACTAACTTAAAAAAATCTCTGTAAACTACTCTCATTTGAGgtcattaaaagaaataaaaacaagcaaaaaacaccTTTTCAAAATATCCTGTAAAGATTCTTATGCTCCGGGAGAAAAGTCAAGTCCTTGATGACTCAGTCTCTGCATATTAGAGTAAGTACCATGCAGAGATCGTAGTGCAGTACGTCCTGATGAGCTCTGGAGACTGACTGGGCTGGGTGCTCTGCTCCAGGCTTCTATTTTGATTTGAGCCAACAATTGAAactttttccctcttttattGCAGGTGTCTCTCCTATCATAATTGAACTCATTGTGTTTAAACCAAACATCTCACATTTCTCTCTTGCAGATTGCCAAGTGCTATTGGTTCATATGTGCTACCTAATTAgtggtattcttttgtttttcctcccatTTTTGATAACAAGCACAGATGGGCAGTACCCTCAGGGGTTCAGGTGGGTTGAATTTGGCCGTGTGGTGCGTCTGTATTAACTTACCTCTCTAAATTACATGACTTAGACTTCTGAAACACTGGAGCAGTTGGCAGTTGTCATAGACTTTTCTCAGCATAATCAATTAATACTGGCCTGCCATTAGGTACATGCAAGTTTAATCTTACTTGATCTtgtcatttcaaatatttaatgcaatttattttttaactaggTACATGTGAAGATTTCTTGGCAGATCAAACCATTGATCACCTTGTCCTCATTTCTACTTGTTCTGTGTTGACAAGGGAGCGTGCCCAAATGAGCAAGGTATCACAGCAGAACAGTACCCCGGGCGTGAATGGAATAAGTGTCATTCATACTCAGGCTCATGCCAGCGGCTTACAGCAGGTTCCTCAGCTGGTGCCCGCCGGCCCTGGGGGCGGAGGCAAAGCTTTGCCTCCAAGCAAGCAGAGCAAAAAGAGTTTGCCCATGGATCGCAACAGTGACGAGTATCGTCAGCGCAGAGAGAGGAACAACATGGCGGTGAAAAAGAGCCGGTTGAAAAGCAAGCAGAAAGCGCAGGATACGCTGCAGAGAGTGAATCAGCTCAAGGAAGAGAATGAACGGTTGGAAGCAAAAATTAAATTGCTGACTAAGGAATTAAGTGTACTGAAAGATTTATTTCTTGAGCATGCACACAACCTCGCAGATAATGTGCAACCCAGTAGCACTGAAAATACGACAAGTTCTGATAATGCAGGACAGTAGACCTCACCCCTTTCAAACGTCACAACTTGTGGCTTGAACGTTAAAGGTGTGACTACCTACACTACTCGTATCAGCGGCTGAATCTCCATTATTCAAAGATCCATTGAAGGTTGTTTTCAAGGATCAGCACTGAACAGTTGATTAGCTAAAGATGTTAGCCATATAATTTGAATATCTGGTTTTAAATGATAAGGATTTTTGTGgggataaaaaacatttttaaaggtatatggtaaaaagaaaaaaatgccctgGAGCTTGATGTTCTTAATAAATCCTGACTTCCcaagaaatgtttcttttctagGTTGACAAAAGGAATGGGGAACTGGCAAGTCATGCAGAAGGGTCTTGGTTTTAATGGATATGGTTAATTGGATGAAAGAAAGTTGAATGCCATCTCTGTTCATCTATGTGTGacttttttctaaattatgtatTAAAAATGCTTACAGCTATAGAAACCAATCACTTTATAATTTGGAGTGATTTTATGTATAGCATAAACCTTGTTGTAGCATAATTAGTACCGTTTTCCCCAGCAAGTACAAGTTTTTGAATAGTGATGTCAGGTTAAGTAAAGAAACCCCATTGCATTTTAAAGGCAGTGTGCAGCCAACtggcttaaaaatataaatagcatTTAGTAAGCAaataggttttttaaaagtaaaagcaaagcaTTTGGGATACCTTTGGGTTATTGCATTGgcattattttgttaaaattaaaaaaacaactcagtGGTTTAGAGAAACTTATGTACCAAAATTTTAGTTTCTGCAGATGCTAGTAaagtaagcattttttttttaacataaccaTTTGGACAGCCAAGTTAGTAAACAAAACGTCTTAACAGTTTATGGCCACACAGGTTACTGATTAGGattttgaatattaatttcaGCAGGTAGTTTCTCCTGTGTTCAAATACACTGCAGTGGGGCCgtggtttttaaaagcaaaaacttcTTGTGAACGATCACTTGGTATTTGATCTTAAACAACTGATTATTAGAAAAATACGTCATCAACTCCATGCCATTTCCCAAAATAATAGTCTAAGAAAACTTGGAAGTGTAAGGTTTAacctttaatttatttcacttaaacaCATCGTTTTATATTGTTTTTGCGACATTTTCTAGTTAGTGGGCTGTTCTTCCAGACTTTTGTAccactttttattcatttgtatgcATTTATGTCCCATAAATTATTTTAGCAAGAAAATACTGATAAAACTCAGGATATTGACATTTTTGTTAAGACTAAAAAGTGGCAGTCACTGAAGATGGAAATCTCTAGGGTCTGGCTTATATAAATGTTGGTAGTTTTGATTGTccttgttgacttttttttttttttaagaacaattcTAGCtcaaatttgtgtttttctctttttttggtttttgtttttgggcGACCTAGGCTGGTGACAAGAGACTGAGTCACATCAGATTAAAAAGTTACCAGGTATCTTATTTGAACATGGTCATTTTGGGCCACATTGTTGTTTCATACTAGGACCTGGGACAGTGTAACCAGGATGTAACTCCAGTTGCACCCTTGGGTTGGTGGAAGAGTGCTGTCTGTGCCCTTCTGGGCGGAAGAAGACATCACAGTGCCCTGCAACTCAGCAAAGCCATTATTAAAGGCCAAGAGTCCCTTCTGCATGTGACAAGAGCCCTGTATTGTTCCATGAGAGCGACTGTCCCAGGACGGTTAACTCCCTACAGATCCAGGAGACAGGATAGGGCTTCCTATTAGGGTCCAACATCGGTTTACTGTGGTTGGAGTATGGATCTACTTGTAGGTTGATAGATGTTTTAAATGACTAACTAGGAGATACCCACAGAATCCTACTGAATCTTTAATAGCACCTCATTGGAGATGCAGTTAGGTCACTTGAATCTTTAAGCACCTGTAAGAGGTGCTACAGACATTTTTAATCTCTTATTTACTAAACAATATCTTTCAGAAATGGTTGTCCCCATGGAATTTATTGTTACCAATTATATGAATTGACTTAACTATCTTGGAAAAGAAGCTTTAGGGAAATCATCAGGTATGTACTCAATTATTTCAACTAAGAAAATAAGATTGTACCTTTTGGAAAAATTCAAGCTTTCCTTTTAcctatgcaaattaaaactagcaCCAGCAGTCATGCTTAGAACAGAAATGTTAACCATTGTCTTGACTATCTCACTGAAGTGTTTGGGAATGAAAGTTGTTAGTTGGATAGATTTATCAGTATAAAATGGAGGGAAACCAAGTACGGGGAATGGGTAAGTTTGGGAATTGTATATGACTTCTGTAACTTTTGTCCTGTAGGTTACATATGAACCATTAGGATATGATCTGCCTTTGCTGGCAGGTCTAGTGGTTTAGGAATTAGGCTTTAGTATAAATTTCTAGCTGCATGTGAGTCTTCCGGGATGGGTGTTTTCTGACAGGTCTTGGCTGCAGGTGGTGCGATCCAACAGTTCTTCCTGCTGTCCGGCCCCTTTTAGTTACTGGGATGTGAGCTCAGATACTTTGGACGTTCTTACCAAGAAgtagtaaaattttaataaaatatgaccAGATCTTTGAAATTCAGGTCACGAGTGTGAAATTCTCAAATTTACATAAAGAAGTAGAAGTATGTACAATTTAATGTTTGGTGTTACAACAAAGGAAATCGTAGCAGCTTTTGATGTTTCTTAATCCCCCTTAGAGGGCTTGAAACCTTGTACCTGAACAACCCAGTTGAAACACTCGAGTGTTTTTGATGCcttagaaataggaaaaaattttgTTTGACAAAAGCTAGGAAGGAAGAAAGTCCGTCCTATAGCTGTTAGATCTGCCTCTCAGGAAAAAGTACTTGTTCTTTTTGTTCCTGGCTTTCCTCAGTTTGTGAGattactctatttttttaaatataattttatttctttcaatgaatttgaaataaaaaaaaactttggaatAATGACTGTATTTCATTGTGGGTTTCTTTATGTTAGATACCAAGAATGTAGTGCAAATGTTAACCAGCTCTGAGGAGCAGGCAGATGCCCCGCTGCCTTTCTgttcccagcccagggcaggggtgAGGTGGGCGTGGGGGCAGGCGGAGGCGCTGTCGTCCCAGGTCTAGACTTCCCTTAATGATAGGAACCTAGTTTTCTCTGAATTTAGAGTGCCTTTCAGTAATATTCTTTGTCCCCTAGTCTAATGTAGAAATGTATACCAGAATAGAAGAAGCAATAACTCGCATCCTGCTTAGACACCTGACGTCTCAGAGCGTGGTCTCCACCTACAGAGTGGTAGGAAATAAGTTCTGAGGCTTTGAGGTCGACGGAATGTCAAAGTAAGGCCTTTCCCCTAACAGTACAGTTTATAGTATGCGTGTCGTCTTCGTTTACACGATGCCATAGGGTGTCTGTCGAAACAAATTCATACATAAGAGTCTGAGAAGCTGATTTGAGTGTTTCAAGGGAAAGTGCCATAGATACTTGTCTTCTATGATCCTTCAGTTACTTTCATGTCGTGGGAAATAGATTTCTACTTATTGCATCTTAATGAAAATTGTAGTACAGTAATTATTTCTGTGGGTAATGTGTcccatttcatttttatgaattagcTGTAAGTTAAAATCCAATAACTTGTCAGGGAATTTTATATCGACATGATTGTGAGGGTGCTAGCTCTTTTTCAATAAAAGCACTTCAGACCTACTGCTCTTTGGTTGGCTGCCTGTGAGTATCTGAAGAGTTCATATGTGTTTTACACGTACTCAAAGGAGAGCAGCAACCCTGAATATCCTTTGACTGCAACATCCCACTCCTCCCAGAGCTGTAGACCTGAAGGTTATGCAGGGGTGTCCAGAGAACCGGGCTCGAGGCTGTCACACATCACACTTTTCTGCAGCCCAGGTACCAGATTCTTGTTTCCTCTGAAGCAGCTGTTGGAGCCAGATGCCTTTGTACATCACCACCTTTCAGTTCTGCCTCCTAAATGAATCTTGTGACGTTTGCttcacctccccttccccaccttctGCAGAGCCATCACCCTCTTTTGCCTGGCTTCTGTCTCCCTGGACTGTTGCATGCTCTCCAGAACCTTCGTGGTTCCCCAGTGCACTCCGGGTGAGACCCAGTCTCCCTGGGATGTGGCTCTGTTTGCTCTCGCTGCCTTCATTCCCCTCCACTCTCCCGCATCACTTTGCTTTGGCTGCAGGGCTTTTCTCAGCACTTTTTAGCTCAGGGCCGGCTGCCTTAGGACAGCTCTTTACATCTGGAATGCTTCATCTCCTCTTGCTTTTTcactttcctcccttcctgtctCAGCCCCCCTGGCTTTCTAGACAAGGTCAGTCCTGTTACTTTCCTTCTTGGCACGTTCTAATGTTTGAGATGATCTATTTGTGCATGTTTGTTTAAGGGGAAGCCTCTCTCAGGAGACTCTGGGCTCTGAGAGCAGGGGTCATGTCTTTATGCCACAttggcacatagcagatgctcatttcttgaa encodes:
- the CEBPG gene encoding CCAAT/enhancer-binding protein gamma isoform X2, translated to MGSTLRGSGTCEDFLADQTIDHLVLISTCSVLTRERAQMSKVSQQNSTPGVNGISVIHTQAHASGLQQVPQLVPAGPGGGGKALPPSKQSKKSLPMDRNSDEYRQRRERNNMAVKKSRLKSKQKAQDTLQRVNQLKEENERLEAKIKLLTKELSVLKDLFLEHAHNLADNVQPSSTENTTSSDNAGQ
- the CEBPG gene encoding CCAAT/enhancer-binding protein gamma isoform X3, which translates into the protein MSKVSQQNSTPGVNGISVIHTQAHASGLQQVPQLVPAGPGGGGKALPPSKQSKKSLPMDRNSDEYRQRRERNNMAVKKSRLKSKQKAQDTLQRVNQLKEENERLEAKIKLLTKELSVLKDLFLEHAHNLADNVQPSSTENTTSSDNAGQ
- the CEBPG gene encoding CCAAT/enhancer-binding protein gamma isoform X1, yielding MGEVRAKTRTDFVPGTCEDFLADQTIDHLVLISTCSVLTRERAQMSKVSQQNSTPGVNGISVIHTQAHASGLQQVPQLVPAGPGGGGKALPPSKQSKKSLPMDRNSDEYRQRRERNNMAVKKSRLKSKQKAQDTLQRVNQLKEENERLEAKIKLLTKELSVLKDLFLEHAHNLADNVQPSSTENTTSSDNAGQ